The following proteins come from a genomic window of Paenibacillus spongiae:
- a CDS encoding sensor histidine kinase: MLFVWIALWLSAGLLLVANRKSPVMRWLSLLALCGGFGALASVMEGFIVMLAEEGRITDIHERWLRAAQRGCSWMSYYGLPYSFLCFAAAYNKGAIPGAAARVLPYAALVLPVGMLALPITEEYPVHYNLLAVWAIPYTLIGGALLLRKRGMNPAERKAHLVVVAAVLPAVLIALTMNNVMPLFGIYRMWRYNVWPIAFAFAVFIVALFNFGFMGVQLLIECRQMNYSLRAITSGTAMLNHAIKNDIGKIKLFSHKIEQAAEADGMSELREDIRVIAAATSHIEAMILSVHDRTQELRLTPERLRLADLVREQAGAIEVRSGDRIRVYAEYDEHATVNADPAQTAEAVSNVLNNAVEAMPGGGEIRIHVRSGKRGSTITIRDNGCGIDKSHLRKVMEPFFTTKSGRTMNFGLGLAYCYQLMNRQGGELRIESELGKGTEVTFYFPAVKSGMQ, encoded by the coding sequence ATGCTGTTTGTATGGATTGCGCTCTGGCTTTCCGCAGGGCTCCTGCTGGTTGCGAACCGGAAGAGTCCGGTTATGCGCTGGCTCAGCTTATTGGCGCTATGCGGAGGGTTCGGCGCATTGGCATCTGTAATGGAAGGCTTTATTGTAATGCTGGCAGAAGAGGGGCGTATCACGGACATCCACGAGCGATGGCTGCGCGCAGCGCAGCGCGGCTGCTCCTGGATGAGCTATTACGGACTGCCCTATAGCTTCCTTTGTTTTGCCGCTGCATATAATAAGGGAGCAATTCCGGGCGCCGCAGCACGCGTGCTCCCTTATGCAGCGCTCGTACTGCCGGTAGGGATGCTGGCGCTTCCGATTACGGAGGAGTACCCGGTTCATTATAATCTGCTGGCTGTATGGGCCATTCCCTATACGCTGATCGGAGGCGCGCTTCTCCTCCGTAAACGGGGGATGAATCCGGCTGAGCGAAAAGCCCATCTTGTCGTCGTTGCTGCGGTTCTGCCCGCCGTTCTTATCGCCCTGACGATGAACAATGTCATGCCGCTGTTTGGCATCTATCGGATGTGGCGGTACAATGTATGGCCGATTGCATTCGCCTTCGCCGTGTTCATCGTGGCATTGTTCAACTTCGGCTTCATGGGCGTGCAGCTGCTGATCGAGTGCCGCCAAATGAATTATTCCCTACGCGCCATTACGAGCGGTACCGCGATGCTTAATCATGCGATTAAGAATGACATCGGGAAGATTAAATTGTTCAGCCACAAAATCGAACAGGCTGCGGAAGCGGATGGGATGTCCGAGCTGCGCGAGGATATTCGCGTCATCGCAGCGGCTACGAGCCATATTGAAGCGATGATCCTCAGCGTGCATGACCGGACCCAGGAGCTGCGCCTTACGCCGGAGAGGCTGCGCCTGGCGGATCTGGTACGGGAACAGGCCGGGGCAATCGAGGTGCGGAGCGGTGATCGGATTCGCGTCTATGCGGAGTACGACGAGCATGCAACGGTCAACGCGGACCCTGCCCAGACGGCCGAAGCCGTAAGCAATGTTTTGAATAATGCGGTCGAGGCGATGCCGGGCGGCGGGGAGATCCGCATTCACGTACGCAGCGGCAAGCGCGGAAGCACAATTACTATTCGGGATAACGGATGCGGAATCGACAAGAGTCATTTGCGCAAGGTGATGGAGCCATTCTTCACGACGAAGAGCGGCAGAACGATGAATTTCGGTCTGGGACTGGCGTATTGTTATCAGCTGATGAACCGGCAGGGCGGAGAGCTGCGAATCGAGAGCGAGCTGGGTAAGGGCACCGAGGTGACGTTTTATTTTCCAGCGGTAAAAAGCGGGATGCAATAA
- a CDS encoding response regulator — protein sequence MSGTRIRVMIVEDDPDWRRGLKAYLNKEDDITVAAEADTPELALSLASETKPDVILLDIMMADSPEGLRLAGELPAATGARIVMLTSMEDRSFVVEAFRAGAVNYIVKSDFADIPAAVREAAADRSAIDAAAAQHMLQEFRRLKAVEQEYEIDKFKRLITPAEVQLLSMINEGYSQSQIAEKSFLSLRTVKNHVNNILRKLGGKSSKDAAKQAKDMGLF from the coding sequence ATGAGCGGCACAAGGATCCGGGTCATGATCGTGGAGGATGATCCCGATTGGCGGAGAGGCTTGAAGGCTTATTTGAATAAGGAGGACGACATTACGGTTGCGGCGGAAGCGGACACGCCGGAGCTGGCGCTCTCGCTGGCATCCGAAACGAAGCCTGATGTCATCCTGCTGGATATTATGATGGCCGACAGCCCGGAAGGGCTGCGTCTGGCCGGGGAGCTCCCCGCCGCTACAGGTGCGCGGATCGTCATGCTGACCTCCATGGAGGACAGGTCATTCGTCGTGGAAGCTTTCCGTGCAGGAGCCGTTAATTATATCGTGAAATCGGATTTTGCCGATATTCCGGCGGCGGTCCGAGAGGCGGCCGCCGACCGCTCTGCGATCGATGCGGCGGCCGCGCAGCATATGCTGCAGGAATTCCGCCGTCTCAAGGCCGTCGAGCAGGAATATGAGATCGATAAGTTCAAACGGTTGATAACGCCTGCGGAGGTTCAGCTTCTATCCATGATCAACGAGGGCTACAGCCAATCTCAGATTGCGGAAAAGTCATTCCTGTCGCTGCGCACAGTGAAAAATCACGTCAATAACATCTTGCGGAAGCTGGGCGGGAAGAGCAGCAAGGATGCGGCCAAGCAGGCGAAGGATATGGGATTGTTCTAA
- a CDS encoding DUF2339 domain-containing protein, with the protein MLNVWKKHWTTFVGSLFMLASLLTLFKYTSDQGLLTDPIKIGIGLLAGAAFAAVGLTLYGFGRGGNSAGSKRMAGEIGTGLGAAVWYSTCSYAGVYTALWDSLIVMLVMCAITAGISYIAYSYNSRMLMAVGLGGAMLAPLVMRPDTDQIFTLFLYLLVVNAAFFSISLMKSWVELRTAAFILTWILYGVYFLQMDPELGGWWSMPVRYAVAAFLFYTIAFYAAAWKEKCSFAGLNIYFSFANTVLFGIWASFLLDGRNQVTIVLTVIGLLYLSLAGFVYRREGDKSLSFTVHAGFGGLALLLGLSGLGSGSEMRPMIGVYVWAVIAWSLVAIGSKLRSDIIKGAATLIWLCTGMYWFVESWDVPRLNWFGTFVPFLNGGAVAWIAIAAFGFYCARSVQYRIADKQTNAVFANVYALFAHWVVGGLLTLQITSLYEEHDIAGSLNLTLSVVWGLYALLLFVWGAYSRQRMFRWFGSTLLVIVSLKAVFLDMANSDTFYKMIIFVVLGAISFLITWVNSRWQGKEAEERLQAEPEGLLSEEAIDRIRSAVKAAAKDKPHL; encoded by the coding sequence ATGCTGAATGTATGGAAGAAGCATTGGACGACATTCGTCGGATCGCTGTTTATGCTCGCTTCGTTATTAACGTTGTTTAAGTACACCTCGGACCAGGGATTATTAACCGATCCGATCAAAATCGGCATCGGCCTTCTGGCAGGCGCGGCTTTCGCTGCCGTTGGCCTTACCTTATACGGCTTCGGCCGCGGCGGAAATTCCGCAGGAAGCAAACGAATGGCCGGAGAGATCGGTACCGGCCTCGGCGCCGCCGTCTGGTATTCCACCTGTTCCTACGCGGGCGTGTATACCGCCTTGTGGGATTCGCTCATCGTGATGCTGGTTATGTGCGCCATAACGGCGGGCATCTCCTATATCGCCTACTCTTACAACTCGCGGATGCTGATGGCGGTTGGCCTTGGCGGCGCTATGCTCGCGCCGCTCGTTATGCGGCCGGATACGGATCAGATCTTTACCTTGTTTCTCTATTTGCTTGTCGTCAATGCGGCATTCTTCTCGATTAGCTTGATGAAGTCTTGGGTGGAGCTGCGGACGGCCGCCTTTATCCTGACCTGGATCTTGTACGGGGTATATTTTCTCCAGATGGATCCGGAGCTTGGCGGCTGGTGGAGCATGCCGGTGCGCTATGCGGTGGCGGCGTTCTTGTTCTATACGATAGCGTTCTATGCGGCTGCATGGAAGGAAAAGTGCAGCTTTGCCGGGTTGAATATCTATTTCAGTTTCGCTAATACGGTACTGTTCGGCATATGGGCATCCTTTCTGCTGGATGGCCGTAACCAGGTGACGATCGTCCTTACCGTGATCGGGCTGCTCTATCTGTCCCTTGCCGGTTTCGTTTACCGCCGTGAAGGAGATAAGAGTCTGTCGTTTACCGTTCATGCGGGTTTTGGAGGATTGGCGCTGCTGCTCGGCTTGTCCGGTCTCGGCAGCGGCTCGGAAATGCGTCCGATGATCGGCGTATACGTATGGGCGGTTATAGCGTGGAGCCTGGTGGCTATCGGCAGCAAGCTGCGCTCCGATATAATTAAAGGGGCTGCGACGCTGATCTGGCTGTGCACCGGCATGTATTGGTTCGTCGAGTCATGGGATGTGCCGAGGCTGAATTGGTTTGGCACGTTCGTACCGTTCTTGAACGGCGGTGCCGTGGCCTGGATCGCGATCGCTGCATTCGGTTTCTACTGTGCACGTTCCGTCCAGTATCGCATAGCGGATAAACAGACGAACGCAGTCTTTGCCAATGTGTACGCGCTCTTTGCCCATTGGGTGGTCGGCGGACTGCTGACGCTTCAAATTACAAGTTTGTATGAAGAGCATGACATTGCAGGCAGCTTGAATCTTACGCTGTCTGTCGTGTGGGGGCTGTATGCGCTGCTTCTCTTCGTGTGGGGAGCTTACAGCAGGCAGCGGATGTTCCGCTGGTTTGGTTCGACCTTGCTTGTAATCGTGTCGCTTAAAGCCGTGTTTCTCGATATGGCGAACAGCGATACCTTTTACAAAATGATTATATTCGTCGTGCTGGGCGCCATATCGTTCCTTATTACATGGGTCAACAGCCGCTGGCAGGGCAAGGAAGCGGAGGAGCGGCTTCAAGCCGAACCGGAAGGGCTGCTGTCAGAGGAAGCGATCGACAGGATCAGGTCGGCAGTGAAGGCGGCAGCCAAAGACAAACCCCACTTATAA
- the leuB gene encoding 3-isopropylmalate dehydrogenase yields MADVKKIAVIAGDGIGPEVVGEALKVMKKTEELFGYQFEIEHGLFGGIAIDEKGTPLPQETLDICKKADAVLLGAVGGPKWDNNSKELRPETGLLGIRKALGLFSNIRPANVFDCLKEASTLKPEVLEGTDLIVVRELTGGIYFGEKFRREGANGQEAVDTCVYNVTEVERIVRQAFEIAQTRRKKLASVDKANVLETSRLWREVVNRIAPEYPDVELEHVLVDNCAMQLLRRPSSFDVIVTENMFGDILSDEAAMLTGSIGMLSSASLGEGSFGLYEPVHGSAPDIAGQGISNPIATILSVALMFRLTFGYHEAAQLIEDAVKNVLDAGHRTTDIAVDKSKAIGTEAMGDLIIAAMNK; encoded by the coding sequence ATGGCAGACGTAAAAAAAATCGCAGTCATCGCGGGCGACGGAATCGGCCCGGAAGTAGTAGGCGAAGCGCTTAAAGTCATGAAGAAAACGGAGGAGCTGTTCGGGTACCAGTTCGAAATCGAGCACGGCTTGTTCGGCGGGATCGCCATCGACGAGAAAGGCACGCCGCTTCCGCAGGAAACGCTCGACATCTGTAAGAAAGCCGACGCCGTCCTGCTTGGAGCCGTAGGCGGTCCGAAGTGGGACAACAATTCGAAGGAGCTGCGTCCGGAGACGGGGCTGCTCGGGATCCGCAAGGCGCTCGGACTATTCTCCAACATCCGTCCTGCGAACGTATTCGATTGCTTGAAGGAAGCTTCCACTCTGAAGCCTGAAGTACTGGAAGGAACGGATCTGATCGTCGTGCGCGAGCTGACGGGCGGCATCTACTTCGGCGAGAAATTCCGCCGCGAGGGAGCAAACGGTCAAGAAGCGGTCGATACCTGCGTATACAATGTAACGGAAGTGGAGCGCATTGTGCGTCAAGCGTTCGAAATCGCCCAAACCCGCCGCAAGAAGCTGGCTTCGGTCGATAAAGCGAATGTCCTCGAGACGTCCCGTCTGTGGCGCGAAGTGGTTAACCGGATCGCTCCGGAATATCCGGATGTCGAGCTCGAGCATGTGCTTGTCGACAACTGCGCGATGCAGCTGCTTCGCCGTCCTTCCAGCTTCGATGTCATCGTAACGGAAAATATGTTCGGCGACATTCTGAGCGACGAAGCCGCAATGCTGACAGGCTCGATCGGCATGCTCTCCTCGGCTTCCCTCGGAGAAGGAAGCTTCGGCCTGTACGAGCCGGTTCACGGCTCGGCGCCTGACATTGCCGGACAAGGCATCTCCAATCCGATCGCTACGATTCTTTCCGTTGCGCTTATGTTCCGCCTGACGTTCGGCTACCATGAAGCGGCGCAGTTGATTGAAGATGCGGTGAAGAATGTTCTGGATGCCGGACACCGCACAACCGATATCGCGGTTGACAAGAGCAAGGCAATCGGCACCGAGGCAATGGGCGATTTGATCATTGCAGCGATGAACAAATAA
- a CDS encoding peroxiredoxin, whose product MAERLVGRPAPDFNMETATGNGQDFGTASLSDYKGKWLVLFFYPLDFTFVCPTEITALSEAAGEFSKLGTEILGVSVDSKHSHRAWINTPVNDNGLGQLNFPLAADITKSVARDYGVLIEEEGIALRGLFIIDPEGEVKYQVVNHNNVGRSVEETLRVLQALQSGGLCPINWKPGDKHLTAK is encoded by the coding sequence ATGGCAGAACGTTTGGTAGGCCGTCCGGCTCCAGATTTCAACATGGAAACGGCAACGGGCAATGGACAAGATTTCGGCACGGCTTCTCTTTCGGATTACAAAGGCAAATGGCTCGTACTTTTCTTCTATCCACTTGACTTTACTTTCGTATGCCCAACTGAAATTACGGCGCTTAGCGAAGCAGCCGGCGAATTCAGCAAGCTGGGTACTGAAATTCTTGGTGTCAGCGTTGACAGCAAGCACAGCCACCGCGCTTGGATCAATACACCAGTAAATGATAATGGCCTTGGCCAATTGAACTTCCCGCTTGCCGCTGACATCACGAAGAGCGTCGCTCGTGATTACGGCGTCCTGATCGAAGAAGAAGGTATCGCACTGCGCGGCCTGTTCATTATCGATCCGGAAGGCGAAGTGAAATACCAAGTCGTCAACCACAACAATGTTGGCCGCAGCGTAGAAGAAACGCTTCGCGTCCTGCAAGCCCTGCAATCCGGCGGTCTGTGCCCAATCAACTGGAAACCAGGCGACAAGCATCTGACAGCGAAATAA
- the sigI gene encoding RNA polymerase sigma factor SigI has product MLLVLFKRFFGKQRSAGESEESPEDTVARIREGLASRDEFIAAYQPYIVKVTSRFCKRYIDPTRDDEFSIALSAFNEAIEQYASHAGKSFLGFAETVIRRRLIDYVRKEQRHSNTISYSSFETVDEEDQTVNPIETQEAMQRYSLQQDAEARQMEIAEYNGCLQHYGITFAELPDLSPKHADSRLLLASISLSLAATPALFQSFEATQKLPIKELCVLAGVSRKTIERNRKYIIALALLHKGDYPYLQAYLQPLQQVNDNENDAKGVRA; this is encoded by the coding sequence TTGCTACTCGTACTGTTTAAGCGGTTTTTCGGTAAGCAGAGATCGGCCGGTGAGAGTGAAGAATCGCCGGAAGACACGGTTGCGCGAATACGCGAAGGACTTGCGTCACGCGATGAATTTATCGCCGCCTATCAGCCGTATATCGTCAAGGTGACCAGCCGGTTTTGCAAAAGATATATCGATCCTACACGCGATGACGAATTCAGCATTGCGCTGAGCGCGTTCAATGAAGCCATCGAGCAATACGCAAGCCATGCAGGAAAATCGTTTCTCGGCTTTGCCGAAACGGTCATCCGGCGGAGGCTTATTGACTATGTCCGAAAAGAGCAGCGTCATTCCAATACGATTTCATACAGCTCCTTCGAAACCGTCGATGAAGAAGATCAGACGGTAAATCCGATCGAAACGCAGGAGGCGATGCAGCGTTACAGCTTGCAGCAGGATGCCGAGGCGAGACAAATGGAAATCGCCGAGTATAACGGCTGTCTTCAGCACTACGGCATCACGTTTGCTGAGCTGCCCGACCTGTCTCCCAAGCATGCGGATTCCAGATTGCTGCTGGCATCCATCAGCTTATCGCTGGCTGCAACGCCGGCCTTATTTCAATCGTTCGAAGCGACGCAGAAGCTTCCCATTAAAGAGCTGTGCGTGCTGGCCGGCGTGTCGAGAAAAACGATCGAGCGCAATCGCAAATACATTATTGCGCTAGCTTTATTACATAAAGGGGATTATCCCTATTTGCAGGCTTATCTGCAGCCCTTGCAGCAAGTAAACGATAACGAGAACGATGCGAAAGGAGTGAGAGCATGA
- a CDS encoding anti-sigma factor domain-containing protein encodes MNRGIVMEIENRHSIVLTPDGQFRRVPSAAGVSVGDEIRLDALPRIRKPKALYSLGIGAAAIVLLLIIPLLMSLGNSQTGVVAYLTMDINPSIEIGVDDEEKVVELRAMNRSAKKLTKGMEYEGLQVEQVAETIMDRVDAAHYFDSGEGDVLIASVLVKETGKADFESRLTAHVDAAVKKSLAKNDADSKRTVRVNTVSAPKEIRDAANEAGLSSGKMAFYLVAKSQGHDVDIKKLKHTSIHKTAKQWGGVGAVLDDDKKQAAEKKAAEQRQKEQKKKLEELLKKEKEQHKKANNLPNKEALNPKQNDKADAQTANGKAAVVNQPGQAKNKTEDQQENGKYKNKDKERERGTNQGKNNKEERNRDKEKDDDDRKESGSNRKWKQGSDDNDDDDDHNGDRNRSSSVQPNKSQSVKNNPEKNKDTKHDSKDSDRSGGQQSGEQANGGRQTAVYPPSAANGSKKDKEDDDGRKREQEKKKEKEVKQERKEKEKEKDRVSDKDKDKDKDKDKDKENEKSHKAGKERERGD; translated from the coding sequence ATGAACCGCGGGATCGTTATGGAAATCGAAAATCGCCATAGTATTGTCTTGACGCCGGATGGACAATTCCGGCGCGTTCCGTCCGCAGCCGGCGTATCGGTTGGAGACGAAATCCGGTTGGATGCCCTCCCCCGCATCCGTAAGCCGAAAGCTCTGTACAGCTTGGGGATCGGTGCGGCGGCGATTGTGCTGCTTCTGATCATTCCGCTTCTTATGAGCCTGGGGAATTCGCAGACCGGCGTTGTCGCTTATTTGACGATGGATATCAATCCAAGCATCGAGATTGGAGTCGACGACGAAGAGAAGGTAGTCGAGCTGCGCGCGATGAATCGGTCGGCCAAGAAGCTGACCAAGGGAATGGAATACGAGGGTTTACAGGTGGAACAGGTCGCAGAGACGATTATGGACCGTGTGGATGCCGCCCATTATTTTGACAGCGGGGAAGGCGATGTTCTCATCGCGAGCGTGCTTGTCAAGGAAACGGGCAAGGCTGACTTCGAATCCCGGCTAACCGCCCATGTGGATGCGGCCGTGAAGAAGTCGCTCGCCAAGAACGATGCGGATAGCAAGCGTACCGTACGAGTAAACACCGTGTCCGCGCCGAAGGAAATTCGGGATGCAGCGAACGAAGCCGGACTCTCCTCAGGGAAAATGGCATTCTATCTCGTAGCCAAGAGCCAGGGCCATGATGTCGATATTAAGAAGCTGAAGCATACATCCATACACAAAACGGCGAAGCAATGGGGCGGCGTCGGCGCCGTTCTGGACGATGATAAGAAGCAGGCGGCAGAAAAGAAAGCGGCGGAGCAGAGACAGAAGGAGCAGAAAAAGAAGCTTGAGGAGCTGTTGAAGAAAGAAAAGGAACAGCATAAGAAGGCTAATAATTTGCCGAATAAAGAGGCTCTTAACCCGAAGCAGAATGACAAGGCGGATGCGCAGACTGCAAACGGCAAAGCTGCCGTTGTCAATCAGCCAGGCCAGGCAAAGAACAAGACCGAGGATCAGCAGGAAAACGGGAAATATAAGAATAAGGACAAAGAAAGAGAGCGGGGGACAAACCAGGGCAAAAACAACAAGGAGGAGCGGAATCGGGATAAAGAGAAAGACGATGATGACCGCAAAGAGTCAGGCTCGAATCGAAAATGGAAGCAAGGCAGCGACGATAACGATGACGATGATGATCATAACGGCGACCGTAACCGGTCATCATCGGTCCAACCGAATAAATCCCAATCGGTAAAAAACAACCCAGAAAAGAATAAAGACACGAAACACGATTCCAAGGACTCGGATCGTTCAGGCGGGCAGCAGAGTGGCGAACAAGCCAATGGTGGCCGCCAAACTGCCGTTTATCCGCCTTCGGCAGCAAACGGGTCGAAGAAGGATAAAGAGGACGACGATGGGCGCAAGCGTGAGCAGGAGAAGAAGAAAGAAAAGGAAGTAAAGCAGGAGCGTAAGGAGAAGGAAAAGGAAAAAGATAGAGTTAGCGATAAAGATAAAGATAAAGATAAAGATAAAGATAAAGATAAAGAAAACGAGAAGTCTCATAAAGCCGGGAAAGAGCGGGAGCGCGGGGATTGA
- a CDS encoding ATP-binding protein, whose amino-acid sequence MQAIRKRYFPALAEYIRSGSEASLYEATEIGKLLHGIHPEDIIAIHEESMQTLVANVESEEALKLYHRSFIFLIELMVAFRFRVQPEQTQEQRFSEMRDMLLNSHRSFRMVKNKYENVLQHMDSGIAIFDSDGMLSFINLQMAKMLDIPRKTLIGCSLRELLTHPQLRTGTKRILLRLYKEMFLSRSRYLEFQDSNGKHLLVTVTYGDQLDGDYLFSVKDVSEYKQIEQTAYQNDKLAMLGKIAAAIAHEIRNPLTSIRGFIQLLKPHLLQLGKEEYARIILAEIDRANDIIYEFLNSSKPSAPMKQKVYITSLLKEVVLLCESEALMKGCQIQMEFYDEQLAVSIDVKQIKQVILNIMRNAMDAIEELGDERSGCIVILARREGAYIEIAIRDNGKGMDHTTKIRLFDPFYTTKAEGTGLGLSVSYRIIRNHGGTIRVTSDTEEGTEFKIYLPLVE is encoded by the coding sequence ATGCAAGCGATTCGAAAGCGATATTTTCCGGCGCTTGCCGAATACATACGAAGCGGCAGTGAAGCTTCTCTCTATGAAGCAACGGAAATCGGCAAATTGCTTCACGGCATTCATCCGGAAGATATTATAGCCATCCATGAAGAGTCCATGCAGACACTCGTGGCGAATGTGGAGTCGGAAGAGGCGTTAAAGCTGTACCACCGATCGTTCATCTTCCTGATCGAGCTGATGGTAGCCTTTCGCTTCCGGGTGCAGCCGGAGCAAACGCAGGAGCAGCGATTCAGTGAAATGCGCGACATGCTGCTCAATTCACACCGTTCGTTCCGCATGGTTAAAAACAAATACGAGAATGTGCTCCAGCATATGGATAGCGGAATCGCGATATTCGACAGCGACGGCATGCTGTCCTTCATTAATCTGCAGATGGCCAAGATGCTCGATATTCCGAGAAAGACGCTGATCGGATGCAGCTTGCGCGAATTATTGACCCATCCGCAGCTGCGAACGGGTACGAAGCGCATTCTGCTGCGTCTGTATAAGGAAATGTTTCTGAGCCGCAGCCGCTATCTGGAATTTCAGGACTCGAACGGCAAGCACCTGCTGGTGACCGTGACTTATGGGGACCAGCTGGACGGCGATTACTTATTCAGCGTTAAGGATGTTTCGGAATACAAGCAGATCGAGCAAACCGCTTACCAGAACGATAAGCTGGCCATGCTCGGCAAGATCGCGGCAGCCATTGCGCATGAAATCCGCAATCCGTTAACCTCCATCCGCGGTTTCATTCAGCTTCTCAAGCCGCACCTGCTGCAGCTCGGCAAAGAGGAGTACGCCCGCATCATATTGGCCGAGATCGACCGGGCAAACGATATTATTTACGAATTTCTCAACTCCTCGAAGCCTTCCGCCCCGATGAAGCAGAAGGTTTACATCACCTCCCTGCTCAAGGAAGTCGTTCTGCTGTGCGAAAGCGAAGCGCTCATGAAAGGCTGTCAGATTCAGATGGAATTCTATGATGAGCAGCTAGCCGTCTCCATCGATGTGAAGCAGATTAAGCAGGTCATTCTGAATATCATGCGCAACGCGATGGATGCCATTGAGGAGCTTGGAGACGAGCGCAGCGGATGCATTGTCATTCTTGCAAGGCGTGAGGGCGCTTATATTGAAATTGCGATACGGGATAACGGTAAAGGGATGGATCATACGACGAAGATTCGGCTGTTCGATCCGTTCTATACGACGAAGGCCGAGGGCACCGGTCTCGGTTTATCCGTCAGTTATCGTATCATTCGCAATCACGGCGGCACGATCCGAGTGACGAGCGATACGGAAGAAGGAACGGAATTCAAGATCTATTTGCCATTAGTAGAGTAA
- a CDS encoding leucyl aminopeptidase, whose amino-acid sequence MSEVQFTYGMNDGETADYDVIVKFVSREDVQEESALWVHPQLDAALRVHVEKGLFKAEAKEVLALPTLGLLPASHVIYVGVAPSDLTTDSLRDAATAAAKAAGRLKANAVQQLLPEAVRLGSSACTPAQAAQSMTEGYALGVFKRKTVKTDDSPRQSTVRSVTFTPADAAGHSPEAEEQWKAGIQRGTVFAAGVVYARDLTNLPGNHLTPELLASEAEVLAGQYGMEIEVLDEWTAAEQGMGGLLGVGQGSANPPRMIVIHYEGAADDKEVWGLIGKGITFDTGGISLKNAEGMQTMICDMAGAASVLGVMRIIGELKPKVNILAVIPSAENMPSDRSYKPGDVLKMMNGTTVEVVNTDAEGRLVLADGLTTAIKRGATKLIDLATLTGAVGVALGNVVTGAVTNNDELLQQVMQASKQSGERIWQLPSFPEYRKQLDSDAADMKNSGGRMGGTITGGLFIGAFAEDRPWVHLDIAATAWLDSERSWEPKGGTGVMVRTLGELLTQEQ is encoded by the coding sequence ATGAGCGAGGTTCAGTTTACATATGGGATGAATGACGGGGAGACGGCGGACTATGACGTCATCGTCAAGTTTGTAAGCCGCGAGGACGTACAGGAGGAGAGCGCCCTGTGGGTGCATCCGCAGCTGGACGCGGCGCTTCGCGTACATGTAGAGAAGGGGCTGTTTAAAGCGGAAGCGAAGGAAGTGCTTGCGCTGCCGACGCTCGGTCTTCTTCCTGCCAGCCATGTGATCTACGTAGGCGTGGCTCCTTCGGATCTGACAACCGACAGCTTGCGGGATGCGGCAACAGCTGCTGCCAAGGCGGCAGGGCGTCTGAAAGCGAATGCCGTTCAACAATTGCTCCCGGAGGCGGTGCGCCTCGGTTCTTCGGCTTGTACGCCGGCACAGGCGGCGCAGTCGATGACGGAAGGCTACGCGCTCGGCGTATTCAAGCGCAAGACGGTAAAGACGGACGATAGCCCGCGTCAATCGACCGTTCGCTCGGTCACTTTCACGCCTGCGGACGCAGCAGGCCATTCACCGGAAGCGGAGGAGCAGTGGAAGGCGGGCATTCAACGCGGAACGGTATTTGCGGCTGGGGTTGTCTATGCGCGTGATCTGACCAATCTTCCGGGCAACCATCTGACGCCGGAGCTTCTGGCTTCAGAGGCGGAAGTGCTGGCTGGGCAATATGGCATGGAGATTGAAGTGCTGGATGAATGGACGGCGGCTGAACAAGGAATGGGCGGCCTGCTCGGCGTCGGTCAGGGCAGCGCCAACCCGCCGCGGATGATCGTCATTCATTATGAAGGCGCCGCTGACGATAAAGAGGTATGGGGCTTGATCGGCAAAGGCATTACGTTCGATACGGGCGGCATTTCATTGAAGAACGCGGAAGGCATGCAGACCATGATCTGCGATATGGCCGGGGCCGCCTCCGTTCTGGGCGTCATGCGCATTATCGGGGAGCTGAAGCCGAAGGTGAACATCCTTGCGGTCATTCCATCCGCGGAGAATATGCCTTCAGACCGGTCTTATAAGCCGGGCGACGTCTTGAAGATGATGAACGGCACGACGGTTGAAGTCGTGAACACGGATGCCGAAGGGCGCCTCGTCCTGGCCGACGGTCTTACGACCGCGATCAAGCGCGGCGCGACGAAGCTGATCGATCTTGCGACGCTCACCGGAGCTGTCGGCGTTGCCTTGGGGAATGTCGTCACGGGCGCGGTAACGAATAATGATGAGCTGCTGCAGCAGGTGATGCAGGCTTCCAAGCAGTCGGGAGAACGGATCTGGCAGCTCCCGTCCTTCCCCGAATACCGCAAGCAGCTGGACAGCGATGCCGCCGATATGAAGAACAGCGGAGGCCGGATGGGAGGCACGATTACAGGCGGCCTATTCATCGGCGCGTTCGCTGAAGATCGGCCGTGGGTGCATTTGGACATCGCGGCAACCGCGTGGCTCGACAGCGAACGCTCCTGGGAGCCGAAGGGCGGCACCGGCGTCATGGTTCGGACGCTTGGCGAGCTCTTGACGCAAGAGCAATAA